The genome window AACTTAACGCCAGCTTTGCTGATCTCAGAAGCCAGTTATCCGACGGCAAAAAACGCTTCGCCACCGCTCAGCAGCCTGCTTACGTAATGGTACAGTGCAGAAACTACCTCTCCACTGCGGACTGCGTCGCCTGTTACGACGCCGCGGTGTCGGTCATCCGGAGCTGCAACGCCGCCAACGGTGGGCGTGTCATATTTGACGGCTGCTTCCTCAGGTGAGTTCTTGTGGGAAGCGTGAATATATATAAGTTTCAGCTTAGGATTATGTTATCTCCATAGCTAGTTATGAAGCTGGTTACATAAATTTCTCAGGCTTGATTTCTGAAAATGTCATCATGGGTCTAATTAAGTTGATcatagaacaaaaaaaaaaaataaaaattagcaaTGACTATTCAAAGAGTATGAAGTGAGCATCTTTGCTTATAATTGACAGACTCAAATTAATAAGAAGGCCAATTAGATATTCCAATAGATTGAGAATCCacttaaaacattttaattactAGTTAACAGGATGATGAACTTGATTAGGCCGGGTTTACATACATTCTGTGTGCTGTAAACATGGATTGGTCTAACTGTTTTTAATAAATGGTTGGCCGGCCGGCCATTGCTAGCGGACATGATTAGGTACACCTTAACTATATTTATTAtcaaacaaaagcaaaaagtcgactgtatatataatataacatataataaaataaaacatgaGGGGTACGTACTAACCACTGTTTGTTGGAACCACACTACTCATCAAACTCCTCATCAAGaacaatattttaagaaaaagttAACAAAAAGTCTAACATTCGAGAAGCACTGATGAGAAGTATGAGGAGTTAGAGTCTTCATTTCTTTAATGTCTAAAGCCGTTTGTTTTTGTACAGGTACGAGAGCAATAACTTCTATGATCAGACAACCCTACCAGGAAACGTAGAAATTTGCGGCAACCGAACTGTCCGCCAACAAGATGCTTTCAACACATCAGTACAGAAACTACTAAATGAGCTTCTACTAGCCACGCCCAGAATTAATGGCTTCTACGCCGCAGCAAAACAGGGGGAATCTGGTGGTGGTGGTGCAAGCACCACCTATGCGGTGGCGCAATGCGCTGAAACCGTCAGTGAGAGTGGCTGTCGGGATTGTCTGGCAGTAGCTTCCAAGAACATACAAGGTTGTTTGCCTAAATTTGCAGATGGAAGAGCTGTTGATGCAGGATGTTTCTTGAGATACTCAGACACTGCTTTTTTTGCTGATAACCAGACAACTGACATAACACCCTTCCTAGGTGGAGGTATAACAACACACTTTTTGCCTAAACCTTTTACAAAACAGCCTTCGTTACTTGGGTGATGAGGAAAATCCACAGTCACTATCCGAAAATGTCCACAGGATAAATCCCTTCTTGTGAACCTAATTGGCAAAGGagcacaaggaggtaaatcagcctaagCTGTCTATAcctgaccagctcaaaccaagaaggttgaGATTCGAATTCATGACCTTGTAGTTACAAATTTGTATCCTTAGTCATCTTGACTGAGGTTACCCCGATTTCATTCTTTTTGCCTAGTAATTTTACCATGCAGATTCTATTAGTTTGGAAACATGACCTCTATTTGGTAACTTCTTCTCCAGGGAGTTCATCAGGGAAGAGGAAAGCTATTATTGGGGGTGTAGTTGGAGGTGTAGGACTCATTTTGGTATTAGGAGCCATTTTCCTTTTGTATCAACGATCAAGAAAGCCAAAGGCAGCTAAAAGAGGTGAAGCTGATTTAGATGATATTAGACATTTCCCTGTTTTGTTAAAACTTTTAAGGTCTGGATGGGTAATTAACCTATGGAGTGTATTTTTCCACAGCCAATATTTTGGGGGCAACTGAGCTGAGAGGGCCAGAGCCTTACAGATACAAAGATTTGAGAGCTGCAACAAAAGATTTCAGTGATGAAACTAAATTGGGAGAAGGAGGTTTTGGTGATGTATATAAAGTGAGATACTAAAAAGAAGTCAATTCCACTATTTCCTGCTCATCTTACTATTTGTTATAGTAACCAATGCCACTCTTATATATACGGCTAAACATACAGGGCACGCTAAAGAATGGGGATGTGGTCGCGGTGAAGAAACTGGCAACGATTTCCAATAGAGTAAAGGCAGACTTTGAGACTGAAGTTAGGCTTATTACAAATGTCCATCACCGCAATCTCATTCGTCTATTGGGATGTTCTGCCAAAGGAGAAGAGCTTCTACTGGTTTATGAATACATGGCAAATGGAAGCCTTGACAAATACATATATGGTGctccattttatttattttttgttttgcatGCTCTGGCATAAAGATCAAGACTCCCATCAGAATGCTTTTACTTTTGTACTAGGATATAATTTTTCATGATTGGCAGGAGAAAAACGAGGGATGCTGAATTGGAAGCAACGATTTGATATAATATTTGGTACAGCTAGGGGTCTTGCCTATCTGCATGATCAGTTCCATGTATGCATCATTCACAGAGATATAAAATCCAGCAATATACTACTAGATGATGACTTTCAGCCCAAAATAGCTGATTTTGGTTTGGCAAGGCTTTTACCTGAGAATCAGAGCCATCTTAGTACTAAATTTGCAGGAACTTTGTAAGCCTAAGAGCCATATTCTTTTCCACTTTTTTATCCCAATGAACATAACATCTTTTTAATGAGAACTATTTTTTGTTGCAATAGGGGATATACTGCTCCAGAATATGCAATTCGTGGTCATTTAACAGAGAAAGTTGACACCTATAGTTTTGGCGTTGTAGTCCTGGAAATTGTTAGTGGGCGAAGGAGCAGCGACATACAACTCGAGCCTGTAACTGAGTATCTCCTTGAACAGGTaatttcctttttgtttctGAAGAGGTTTATTTTGATGTGTCCTACATTAACATTATTTGGCTTCTGCGTTGTTTTATTCAGGCCTGGAAACTGTACGAGAATGATGAACATCTAGAACTGGTGGATGAGAGTTTAGACCCCAACGAGTATAATCCAGAAGAGGTGAAGAGAATACTGGAGATTGCGTTGAAGTGCACCCAATCACCCTCGAATCTAAGGCCGAGCATGTCAGAAGTGGTGGTCATGCTTTCAAGCGACGGCTCAATCATGCAGACGCCCCCAAGCAGGCCAACGATCATTGATTTCGAGAAGAGGGTGCCTGTAGACACATCAACAACTACAGCATCTTCCGCTTCCAATGCCACTGCTACGTTTTCTGAGTTCACAGGTCGCTAGGCTAGGCTTAATTGGCTTGTTATGAAATCTCTATCTATTTTAATGTTGCTTGTTTGTGAAGATACTGGGCTCAggtttgtaaattgtaaatgtTATGCAAAAGCATACAACTATTACTCAAGGAGTAATTCgatatgatatataaaatcagTAAAAagattagagttaattccagcaggGGCTCTTGTCTTTTACATGTCAATTTCAGTTGTTGAATCTTGCAGAGAATGAGATTCAGGGGAAGGATTCTGTTTTATCAGGGATGGTATCGCTCACTTATCTCAATGTTTCAGGCAATTTGTTCAAGGGTTCTGTTGGCGTTTTTGAGGTCCATTGGAGGTGGTTGGACCTTTACTTTCTTACAACAATCTCTCTGGCGTTTTTGGACACTTTGCTCTCCTGATCGAAAATAATTTAGGGATTTCGGTGGATTTGGGGTAGAATACAGCGATAGAGAGGAATAAAAACGGTAATAGATTAAATGTGACATCTATCTCATAACTTTATGCGTTTTTACTTTTTATCCTACAACAGACGtataaaatcaattttttatggTTCATTATGTACTTGTGAATATTTTATCATTTCCCATTATTAATTTAAGAGTAATATTACATGTACTCCCGCATTCCAGTCGTTacaccgtggaccatggtccacaatgaaTTGTgaaccatggatcatggttgatactacagttgtgttgaattgatactgaagttgtgttgaacggatactgcaattgtgttgaaagggaactgcagttgcgcaaaacagaggtcgtgtcatccgtctgaaactgcagttgtgttgaactgaaactgcagttgtgttgaacggatgaacggcctctgttccgcgcaactgcagtttcctttcaacacaactacagtatcttttaaacacaactgtaatatccgttcaacacaactacagtatcagtcatgatcatgttccacaatataatttgcgcccGCATTCTACTCCATTTTATACTCCCTGCTTACATGTCACTCTTTGATTCATTCAAAAACATGTGGGTCAccgtttttattattttcttttcatcttccTCCAATAAAATCAAGACATGTGGCGGGAGTTTTACTTCCTTGgagtacatatattattttctttaatttttggtCATTCTCTATAGTTTACTTACTCCAAAATTGTTACTAGTTAAATTTTAGTACTCAAcaattattgattatatttgaacttaagattaaaaaaatatttattagttattaatacTTAATTTTGAATAGAAATCCGTTATTTATATGCCATTAGTGTATTATCATGAATCTAAAATTACGTGctcataaataaattgaaaacacataatacgttaactgtagatacataatatgaatGTCGTTTTGGACCAAGGTCTAGAATACAaggtgaaccatggtccatggtataacaattaaaGTGAGGGAGCCTTACATTAAAAAGTTAGAAAGAAAATCTATAATAATATAAgttaaagggtcacacttgtgtgagaccgtctcacggatccgtATTCGTGAGGCGGGTTGGGTCGTGTTGAAttaacatgcaaatgtcatacttatatgctcaaatgtaatattaattaggaataaaatttttgtcacttataaggaaaaatgtatagtaataattttgcattttaatgtaaaagtattatgttatccatcaaaagtattacattttccataataagtaatgttcacCTTacttataacaaaaaatattatattttccgttaaaagtattacatttatcattataagtaacaaaaattttattcctaattagtatcacatttgagcatataagtataacatttgtgtgtataagtatcacattttcacattgactcgacccgacccaACTCGTcccatggtgagacggtctcacacaagtttttgcctaagttaaaagggaaaatgacaattttagtctatTAGCTATACCTAAATTGTAGACTTAGTCCATGAATTGTTACCCTATATAAAATTTCCCatttaattatgttgaaagtgGCATTTTCAATCCATTACTTATTATAgattttgttaacattaataatttatttttaactagcttggttggcgtgagtggccgTGCACTATCATCCCTTAAGAAAGATTGAGAAGTTCGGCTAACACTTTACTCCTTAATTGGGTTGGCCCGGTGTGAACGGGGATTAGTCCGTGTATGGTACTGGCTTAAAGGTGCATCCTACAGTTAGGACGTGCTCAGGGTACCTTGTGGAGTtgtggtctaacaaaaaaaaaaaaaaattatgttgaattttcaaattattaaaggaTATATTGgtcattttgtaaaattttttcaaattccTTCCATCAATCTTCATATATATGCTACTCTTACCGTAAAACTCTTGCTAAATACTTGTTTGTCTTGATTGATGAGGAATATTGAGAAGCAAAAATAACAAGTAGAAGATTACTTAATACTTCGATTGAAAATGCACTGAATTGTAAGTttaatataaatgttaatttattacaaattttcctttttgttgaATGTAAATTATTCTCTCTCTTAATAGTAAATTGTTCTTTTTGATATCATATTGAATTCATAATTGGAAGCAGCAACAtcattctaaattaaagaagcaaaataattgaaaatatgtgttatgtatttaaataaaatatgttttttttttggcctgTTAAATCATATAACTCAAGTTACCATTTTGATGTGTATGTTTTGATGCATATTAAACCGTTTGCAAATTACGTTGTATTTTATGCAACCTATGGAtgcttttgtttgttttggtgTCAATTAAACAAGTGCAtcctatattattattttgtacaaCTTAAGATGTTATTTTGTAGTAAGAGTAGcgtatatatgaaaatttacagagaaatttgagaaaattttatgaaatgatcaatatatcatttaaaaattttgaaatttaaaataaattaatatatattaacaaaatttataaataatggtTTGATACGACCACTTTCAacaaaattaaggaaaaagattgtatataataataattgatctTTTTCCAAGTTAAAGttaactatttaattaaatttaacactggaaaaattaactatttaattcattttaacACTTCTAATGTTGATTTAACCCAAGTGAATTTAATCTGCATATTGGATTCAAAGTAAACCAAACAATTATGCCGTAACTATTGTACATGTGTGACCCCTCGAGTCACCCCCATTGACATAATGGTCAGCGCAAAGGTCTTCGTCAACGAACACCTTGCCTCACGGTACGGTCGAGTTATAATTTTGTCATCCAGTCAATTATCATCTAGAATTGAAGATGACATTTGATGAATTTGGTTCATGCATTTTTGTATTATGAGAGTAAGCCCAGGATTGGCGTTCAATCTGGCGTCAGACTCATAGTAACTATGccagattttttattttttattttttatttttgcatgtaataccaactttttaatttttgaaagacTTATATTACGAATTAGAGAATGATAACCTTTAATTTGacagggtttttttttttttttggtgtaacccAGGGTCTCCACTCTCCAggctgctccatacccaaagtcAAGAATCGAACCCTTGTCCCTTCtactcaaccacaccctccaGGTTATTTGACAGAGATTTTTTAACGAGAAATATCGTTTGTTTTTTCATTACTTACCTCGATTTATCTTGGTCCTATggattataataaaaatatacaataataaatataataacgcAGATTGTTGACTAGCAACGACTCAGCGCAGCTAAGCATGGAATATGAGTGTTCGTTGATCATAATGCATCCTCTAATTGTATTCGTCCCTATATATTTaacctctctttctctttctttataagcaaattttgtgtatttctCCTCCATGCATGAGCTGAGCCTACACTGGTCGAATATGGCGGCAGGCTCAGGCAGGTGGTGGTTGTTGGCGGTGGTGATGATGGTGGTATCAGTATCAGAACCTGCTTTCTCAAACCCACAAATTAACCAAGTAGGCTTTCCGGGTTGCAGTTCCTTCAATTATACGGACGTACCAGATTCCATGAGGGTACTCAACGCCAGCTTTGGTGATCTGAGAAACCAGTTATCCAGCGGCAACAAACGCTTTGCCACCTCCACTCAGCAGCCTGTGTACGCAATGGCGCAGTGCCGAAACTACCTCTCCACTGCGGACTGTGTCGCCTGTCTCGACGCCGCCGTGCATGCAATAACCCGAAACTGCTCCAACAAAGCCGGTGGTCGTATCATTTTTGATGGCTGCTTTCTCAGGTGAGTTTTCTGCACCATCATATTGTGTGTGCAGTACGTGCACATTGAGTTTACTATAGTTCAGAGTTTATCTTGGGTTGTTGATCCTAGTTCAAAACAATATGTATGCTGCATTTAACATATTACTAGTATAtgtttttagttaataaattatgtacctacatATAAGTAGCCTATTATGCATCTGCACTTGACCTATTATCTGTTTGTcgctaataaattatgtatttgcatTTAACAtatgataaaaaaattatgtgagaCAGATTGGGTTGTAGGCAACTAGGTGTATAAGTATAGCAAGTTCAATTAtaagtattaaaatatttataactagTAAAtagtaacaattaattttatcctaaataatattacaatttcacatataaatattataatatctattataagaaacatttatttattttaaattagtattaAGTTTTTGTAATAACTATTATGATTCATATGAATAGCAACAAAtaaacaattatcttaaaatcgACTAGTGTGATTCTATATTTAGGtgcataatttgttaattaattgaaggtatacataatttgaatattatttaaatcaTAATTTACATAGCAAGTATGAATATCATTTAAATCACGGTTTACATAGTGAGGTAGACCTTAATATTCTTCCAAACTTTACCAccgtgaccagttgagctgcccatACGGACATTAAGAACTTAAATGAATTCAGCTTTGTAACATTCGTACTCGACAACTTACTCCTCACCTGAGGTAGACCTTAATCAATGATGTAATTGGCTACACGTTAAGTTGTTAtgatcaattataaataaatacctGGAGGTGTTTGTTTTTTGTATAGGTACGAGGACACTTACTTCTACGACCAGATCTCAGGTGAGGGGACCTATCCAATTTGCGGCAAACGAACTGCCCCCGACCAATATGTTTTCAATACGACAGCAAAACAACTGCTATATGAGCTTCAACTTGCAACCCCCAGAATTAATGGGTTTTTCGCCGCGGCAAAGCAGGAGGCCTCTGGTGGTGGTGGTGCCGCCTTTGCGGTGGCACAATGTATTGAAACAATCGACGAAACTGGGTGTCAGGCATGTTTGACAATAATTTACAGAGACATACTGGGTTGTTTATCAAAATATGCAACTGGAAGAGCTATTGCCCCAGGTTGCTTCATGAGATACTCAAACAAGCGCTTTTTCCCGAATAACCAGACAACTAACCTAGAACACTTCCTAGGAGGAGGTATAAAATCTGTTCCGATCCTTTGATGTTTGTTAGGTATTATTCGTTTTGGCCTAACGAGCATACAAGGCATATGCACACATGTTTGGCGGTGCACCACATACGAGCCCTTAGTGCATCACAATGCACATCACTCAAAAATGTACTACAGAGCACTCAAAAATGTACTACAGAGCACTCAAAAATTCACCACATAGCACTTACACGAGCACGTAATACACCTTACTAACAAGTCTATTGAACCCGTCGACAAGTTTGACATCTCCGTTGAGTGGTGCAATACTAAGTGCACTATAGATCAAAGCACCGCGTATCactcaaaaatgcaccacacactaGCACGTAATGCCGAAATATTCATGGTGCAACAAATTATGAAATTTCCACCGcgtattttttcttcttcattgatATCCATCCGTTTGATCTCAACTCATCCCTTTACATCTGGAAAAATCGGGCAGAGATCAGATTTAAAAATACAGTggcattttattaataattatcacAAACTTTACTTTGCAAACATGGACACTAAAATCTGCACTTCTTAGAATTTTCcaggtttgcacatttagtattaacattttgcacatttagtattaaaagattgtatttgtaaaaatgtgaaagtatATTGCACTTATGGTttcaattttagagtttataactgaatttttagttttatttggtttagtggttCACTACTTTCTGTTGGTCTAACATTTACGATTCATATTCAAAATTctttcattgattttcaaaaagggaaaattgtaatttatgcccttccataatatgttaattattaatgtcacatctgaattattagtggtgtaaatattgctcCTTATCTTcaaaacaatacatatattgccTCTTCCAAgcgtaaatgttgcccctcaattttcaaaacgatacatatattgcccctatCGTAcggtacgggaggggcaatatatgtaccattttgaaaattgaggggcaacatttacatcactaataatttagggataacattgataattggcatattatggagggacataaattacaatttttcctttctAAAATTTATCCagatttgcatatttagttgttatgtattgcatatttaagtgttcaagtttacAAGTGAAATTGacgataattacgaaaatgtcactacattttttttaaatatgattagaTTAGCACAATTGTACAGATGTAAGACTGAgattgacttttaattttaatcattgGATGTGTTCATGGGATCCtaagcctatatatataatctcataatcaaaattaatttcaaaaattaataaatattagtagAATAAATATAGTAATCTAGAAAAATTAAGTAACACTTTTTGTTCTTGAATTCTAGGAAAAcagcatttttatttatctctttattatatttatgtcactttttgtctttaaattgtcagtaaaatgttttttttgggggggggggggggggtcttgagttttatttattttgggctAAAAAATCACTTTGCAGATAATTGagatatgaaaaaaaaaatacttcgtAAACAATTGAGgaataaaaaattagaagaaTATAATTGAGGGACGAAAAGTCTTGCACTATTTTCCTATTTAGGAACaaaaagtatcatttttctccttaaaaatataatacaatattaagtaaaaaggaaaatagaaaattttgtCCTTGAGTTAGAgagaaattacaattttcattattcaattatatttaTCGCTACTTTTGTTTCATTAATTGTGTATGAAGTTGTTGCTTTTGTCCCTAAATTTTGTCATGGATTAAAAGAGTTATTTTGTATACAGGAACAAAAAGTGATGACATGTATAATTGagaaatgaaaattattgtttctTATGGagtataacttagggatgattttctaagtcaaattataatctatttaaattttaattggaataaaaattGTGTTGGTATTATAAGTTACCTTAAAGGTTTGTTTTTATGGCTTTTCCCTTTAcatttacgtttttttttttttttcaattttacctttcaaattttccattttgGCCTTTTCTTTAAACTTATTccttaacaaaagaaaaaaaaactgtgaCATAAGTGTCTTAAatcttcttcctttttcttttttctttttttttttttaaatgcttttTGTGTTATACCTTTATatcaaagaaaattatataactGAAATGCATATTTTATAATGTTATCAAAGAAAAACTTCTTTTCAATTGCTTAAAATGTAATCCTTTTATAACACAATATCTACTATATAACTGAAATGCATATTTTATAATGTTATGTGCGATAATAATcatatttgttataatttaaaaaaaaagacttatcttctaatatttataagatttatgtgttttaaaattcatttcaaTCATGTAATTTCactactttttttgttttttttttcaaaatttttttgagTGGCAAATATATAATGTGTGCTAGGCAAAACTCCTATGAGACCGTAatgatccttatttgtgagatgGGTCGGGTTCCTCATAAGTAGTACACATTCTCTCAGAAGTAATCCTTCAACTCctgaatatatattacattttaatttaaaagtattacatttttttctcaaaagtatcacattttttctcataagtattatattttttcctcataagtaacaatcaatttatCCATGATTAGTATTACTCTTTTCCTCGTAAGTATTAAAAAATtcctcataagtaacaatcaatcaatttatccatgattagtattacattttttcttataagtctCTCCAATtcctgttaaaaaaaaaaaaaaaaaaaaaaaaaaaaaactccaactcctaaatattacattttgattttaaaatattatatttttctcaaaagtatcacatttttctcCTTAAGTAACAATCAACTTATTCATGTTTCGTATTACacattttgtcataaatattatattttcatttagaCCTAACAGATCATTAAGCATCCGATTGTGTCTCTAAACCACATGCATGTGAATGACAAAATAGTTTGGCCAGAAACTTTAATGGTAGTAATCTTTATGGTTGCATCTTCTAAAACAGGAATTGAAATTTTACTCTGTATACATattttattgaatatttaatgTGCAATGTATAGTATTTGTcaatttaaagaataaaatgtatagaattttggtttatttgaaattattttaattttttttccatatatcACACAAGTAAATTACAGTTTTACCATATATGCAGATTCTGTAACGTCTTCTCCAGGGAGTTCAGGAAAGAAGAAAGCTATTGGGGGTGTAGTGGGAGGTGTAGGAATCATTTTGGTATTAGCAGCCATTTTCCTTTGGTATAGACAATCAAAAAACCCAAAGGCTTCGAGAAGAGGTGAAGCTCAATCGTTTAGTGGCCGGCAGTGATCATATAATTTTACCCTTATTCTTTTAGTTGATACATAGAATTTTCACTGTTTGGTTAACTTATAGACTGTCTTCTTCCTTCTATAGGCAATATTTTGGGGGCAACTCAGTTCAGAGGTTCAGAGAACTACAGATACAAAGATTTGAAAGCTGCAACAAAGGATTTCAGCGAAGAAAATAAACTGGGTGAAGGAGGTTTTGGTGATGTATACAAGGTCAATACCACTAAAAAAAGTCAATTTCACTATTTCCTATTAATTTTTTCGTGCTCATATTACAATTTGTCAGCAAAGAAACTTCAGAAACAATAACCAAAGTCAGTCTTGTATGACTTAACAGGGCACGTTACAAAATGGGGATGTGGTTGCAGTAAAGAAACTGACAATGATTTCCAGTAGAGCAATGATAGAATACTTCGAGACAGAAGTTAGGCTTATTACAGATATTCATCATCCCAATCTCATTCGTCTATTAGGATATTCTGGAAACCGAGAAGAGCTGCTATTGATTTATGAATACATGGCAAATACCAGCCTTGACAAACACATATATGGTGCCCctaaaacatacatacatatacacacacacacacacatatatatatatatattttgttattgcTAGTATTCGATCTTTAATTTGATCTTCCTCTTGTGCTGGGGTTTATAAAGTTTTCCCATTTTTCATGATTGGCAGGAGAGAATCGGGTGAAGCTGAATTGGATGCAACGGGTTGATATAATTTTTGGTACAGCTAGGGGTCTTTCCTATATGCATGAGGTGTGTATCATAC of Ipomoea triloba cultivar NCNSP0323 chromosome 3, ASM357664v1 contains these proteins:
- the LOC116012529 gene encoding cold-responsive protein kinase 1-like, producing MAGSDWWWWAVVIMVVSVSSEPAFSDPQTTQLNKGCSQYNVTDVPGFFRQLNASFADLRSQLSDGKKRFATAQQPAYVMVQCRNYLSTADCVACYDAAVSVIRSCNAANGGRVIFDGCFLRYESNNFYDQTTLPGNVEICGNRTVRQQDAFNTSVQKLLNELLLATPRINGFYAAAKQGESGGGGASTTYAVAQCAETVSESGCRDCLAVASKNIQGCLPKFADGRAVDAGCFLRYSDTAFFADNQTTDITPFLGGGSSSGKRKAIIGGVVGGVGLILVLGAIFLLYQRSRKPKAAKRANILGATELRGPEPYRYKDLRAATKDFSDETKLGEGGFGDVYKGTLKNGDVVAVKKLATISNRVKADFETEVRLITNVHHRNLIRLLGCSAKGEELLLVYEYMANGSLDKYIYGEKRGMLNWKQRFDIIFGTARGLAYLHDQFHVCIIHRDIKSSNILLDDDFQPKIADFGLARLLPENQSHLSTKFAGTLGYTAPEYAIRGHLTEKVDTYSFGVVVLEIVSGRRSSDIQLEPVTEYLLEQAWKLYENDEHLELVDESLDPNEYNPEEVKRILEIALKCTQSPSNLRPSMSEVVVMLSSDGSIMQTPPSRPTIIDFEKRVPVDTSTTTASSASNATATFSEFTGR
- the LOC116012202 gene encoding cysteine-rich receptor-like protein kinase 2 gives rise to the protein MAAGSGRWWLLAVVMMVVSVSEPAFSNPQINQVGFPGCSSFNYTDVPDSMRVLNASFGDLRNQLSSGNKRFATSTQQPVYAMAQCRNYLSTADCVACLDAAVHAITRNCSNKAGGRIIFDGCFLRYEDTYFYDQISGEGTYPICGKRTAPDQYVFNTTAKQLLYELQLATPRINGFFAAAKQEASGGGGAAFAVAQCIETIDETGCQACLTIIYRDILGCLSKYATGRAIAPGCFMRYSNKRFFPNNQTTNLEHFLGGDSVTSSPGSSGKKKAIGGVVGGVGIILVLAAIFLWYRQSKNPKASRRGNILGATQFRGSENYRYKDLKAATKDFSEENKLGEGGFGDVYKGTLQNGDVVAVKKLTMISSRAMIEYFETEVRLITDIHHPNLIRLLGYSGNREELLLIYEYMANTSLDKHIYGENRVKLNWMQRVDIIFGTARGLSYMHEVCIIHRDIKSSNILLDDDFQPKIADFGLARLSPKNKSHLTTKFAGTLGYTAPEYAIHGHLSEKVDIYSFGIVILEIISGRRSIDIQIEPVTEYLLELAWKLYENEEHLGLVDKSLDSNEYKAEEVKRILEIALVCTQSPSNLRPSMSEVMGMLSSIDGSIIQTPQNRPTFITDFDKRVLAVTATPTNATISLSEFSGR